The Niallia alba genome includes a window with the following:
- a CDS encoding MetQ/NlpA family ABC transporter substrate-binding protein has translation MKKILIGFLLLLSFSVLSACGQEKDNADAGEKKEINIGATSGPYADMVKKAIKPILEDKGYKVEVTEFTDYVQPNNALAEGSIDANLFQHKIYLESFAAQNNLELSELISVPTAPMGIYSNKFDSLEAITDGATIAIPNDPTNAARAFLILEEAGLIEIDSAADPLTVSDKDVTKNIKNLKFEPIEAAQLPRAVDSVDLSAVPGNFALAAKMNLLDSLQLENMLDQYRNRVVVNTKDLDTPFAKDIKAAVESAEFEKVIDEEFEGFGKPEWMK, from the coding sequence ATGAAAAAAATACTTATCGGATTTCTTTTACTACTATCATTTAGTGTACTTAGCGCTTGTGGACAAGAGAAAGACAATGCGGACGCAGGAGAGAAAAAAGAGATTAATATAGGTGCAACTTCTGGCCCTTATGCAGACATGGTAAAAAAAGCAATTAAACCTATTCTTGAAGATAAAGGCTATAAAGTAGAAGTTACAGAGTTTACTGACTATGTGCAACCAAATAATGCATTAGCTGAAGGAAGTATTGATGCGAACCTATTCCAACACAAAATTTATCTGGAATCTTTTGCTGCACAAAATAATTTAGAGTTATCCGAACTAATTTCTGTTCCAACTGCTCCAATGGGCATTTATTCAAATAAATTTGACAGTTTAGAAGCCATTACAGATGGTGCGACAATTGCTATCCCTAATGATCCAACTAATGCAGCTCGTGCCTTCTTAATTTTAGAAGAAGCAGGTTTAATTGAAATTGATTCAGCTGCCGATCCACTTACTGTCTCTGATAAAGATGTAACGAAAAATATTAAAAACTTAAAATTCGAACCAATTGAAGCAGCACAATTACCACGTGCTGTAGACAGTGTAGATTTATCTGCTGTTCCAGGGAACTTCGCACTAGCAGCTAAAATGAATTTATTAGATTCCCTTCAATTAGAAAATATGCTGGACCAATATCGTAACCGTGTTGTTGTTAATACAAAAGATTTAGATACTCCATTTGCTAAAGACATTAAAGCAGCTGTTGAATCAGCAGAGTTTGAAAAAGTAATTGATGAAGAATTTGAAGGCTTTGGGAAACCAGAGTGGATGAAGTAA
- a CDS encoding polymer-forming cytoskeletal protein has product MMKITPKILLASILAGALLTACGNTDTEPKKEDNKAEDKADVVTTASIVNEADALVNGLSENGTWIVATLQDLTVDSDIVVAGEFHDKGDAANPLYRKLGLYTQDEDHNIIDSFTLTAPKMTVQSENFKIQGGTFVGDVYVEANGFTVDATAKVDGNVYYKSDEFKASAVIDGEVTGEQEVQ; this is encoded by the coding sequence ATGATGAAAATTACACCAAAAATTTTACTTGCTTCAATCTTAGCAGGAGCGCTTTTAACTGCTTGCGGAAATACAGACACAGAACCAAAAAAAGAAGATAATAAAGCTGAGGATAAAGCTGATGTAGTAACAACTGCTTCTATCGTTAACGAAGCAGATGCATTAGTTAATGGATTAAGTGAAAACGGTACTTGGATTGTTGCAACACTTCAAGATTTAACAGTTGACAGCGATATCGTAGTTGCAGGTGAATTCCACGATAAAGGTGATGCTGCAAATCCACTTTATCGTAAACTTGGTCTTTATACACAAGATGAAGATCATAACATCATTGATTCTTTCACTTTAACTGCTCCTAAAATGACAGTACAAAGTGAAAACTTCAAAATTCAAGGTGGTACATTTGTTGGTGATGTTTATGTAGAAGCTAACGGATTTACTGTAGACGCAACTGCAAAAGTTGATGGTAATGTATACTACAAGAGCGATGAATTCAAAGCATCTGCTGTAATTGATGGAGAAGTAACTGGTGAACAAGAAGTACAATAA
- a CDS encoding Nramp family divalent metal transporter — MGRNQSIEGTPSRSAKSILNGEVKGLKRILPFLGPAFIAAIAYIDPGNFATNIAAGSKYGYLLLWVILFSNIMALVIQSLSAKLGIATGKNLAEVAREEFPKPVSIGLWIQGELVIMATDLAEFIGAALGIYLLFGIPLLEASLIAAVGSFAILELQRRGYRSLEAGITGMLFIVVLSFIVQMFFAKPDVPSLLHGLFTPQFDGMDSVILAAGILGATVMPHAIYLHSALTQKRIVGETDKEKKQIFRFEFIDILIAMLIAGFINGAILIVSSALFHKNGLFVEDLDIAFNYFGQLVSPLSAILFGLGLLIAGLSSSSVGTMSGDVIMQGFIHFRIPLYVRRFITMVPPIAIIALGINPTTALVASQVTLSFGIGFALIPLIMFTSSKRIMGNLVNTKWITVISWIMAILIVALNLFILVQTFQ; from the coding sequence ATGGGAAGAAACCAATCAATAGAAGGTACCCCTTCTAGATCAGCAAAAAGTATTTTAAATGGGGAAGTTAAAGGTCTAAAAAGAATCCTTCCCTTTTTAGGTCCAGCATTCATTGCAGCGATTGCATACATTGATCCAGGAAATTTCGCAACGAATATTGCTGCTGGATCAAAATACGGCTATTTATTATTATGGGTAATTCTATTTTCCAATATTATGGCATTAGTCATTCAATCATTATCAGCAAAATTAGGAATTGCTACAGGCAAAAACTTAGCTGAAGTAGCTAGAGAAGAATTTCCAAAACCAGTTTCTATCGGTTTGTGGATACAAGGTGAACTTGTTATTATGGCAACTGATTTAGCAGAATTTATTGGGGCTGCACTTGGTATCTACCTCCTTTTTGGCATTCCTCTATTGGAGGCTAGTCTAATTGCAGCTGTCGGGTCTTTTGCTATTCTTGAATTACAAAGACGAGGCTATCGATCCCTAGAAGCGGGAATTACCGGCATGTTATTCATTGTTGTCCTTTCATTTATCGTACAAATGTTCTTTGCGAAGCCGGATGTTCCATCTTTACTTCACGGATTATTTACCCCTCAATTTGATGGAATGGATAGTGTTATTTTAGCAGCAGGAATCCTTGGCGCAACTGTTATGCCCCATGCTATTTACTTACATTCTGCATTAACACAAAAAAGAATTGTTGGGGAAACAGATAAAGAGAAAAAGCAAATTTTCCGCTTTGAATTTATCGATATTCTCATTGCCATGTTGATTGCAGGTTTTATTAACGGAGCGATATTGATCGTTTCTAGTGCATTATTTCATAAGAATGGATTATTTGTGGAAGATTTAGATATAGCTTTTAACTATTTCGGACAATTAGTTAGCCCCCTTTCAGCCATTCTATTTGGATTGGGATTATTAATAGCCGGATTATCTAGCTCATCTGTGGGTACAATGTCCGGTGATGTGATTATGCAAGGGTTTATCCATTTTCGTATTCCATTATATGTTAGAAGATTTATTACAATGGTACCGCCAATTGCTATCATAGCACTCGGAATTAATCCAACGACTGCACTTGTTGCAAGTCAAGTAACCTTATCGTTTGGAATTGGTTTTGCTCTTATTCCACTAATAATGTTTACTAGTTCAAAACGTATCATGGGAAATCTAGTTAACACGAAATGGATTACGGTTATTTCATGGATAATGGCTATTTTAATTGTCGCATTAAACCTCTTTATTCTTGTTCAAACATTTCAGTAA
- a CDS encoding insertion element protein, translated as MAKLKRLATKDDNPVIVHSPLSNEELTNRLKDYDKLTPKQFGTKYKELLFKPAELTWNGQLLQFQYNHCLNPYCKWFGLPQEKFDVKGKPSRYKLSGAGDDKSLNCNPDPIKIGYGAVLDSRTYVVSNWSVAEEIERLVRIQTVEDIEPDYDFHKEGCIASDLTPFIEPKTFYKRGKSTANSQRYQCKECKKFTNVLPNQRQSSTYHQKRSEIMPLFAKLLLNRTPVSRTCEILGIGRGTYYDKLEILYRRCLEFLEKHETKPLINAEFKKMWLNTDKMTYYLNNVRKKGQGSSQFDGIEELQLPTSVVISADVLSRYVFRCDVAYDWDITLSDIALDTALLKEDHLNLFAKKHARFDAYSHFPMPPSKNDTQTQSDYHKELLKIERREKYIDGLHVQAAYTTIAHFWLIKQLVKTSEWRFVTDDDKSLINSIHRVFSQEIRRTDGHHFLCQTDKTKSRKKAYEEFKEAKANLLEWGSVRDIGTNSLRKLAYLYLTELFETHKFHKVESDGVSSHNEYADNPIEHPLATPDRGFRSVDCTTDVSFLEAKDVAALIVNVNDNATNTFIQHIRRRLSILERPLTTARGDGKSYIYSNFNPKYAQMALTILRTYYNFCLAYKTKEGKTETIATPAQRLGIAKKQYELNDIIYLR; from the coding sequence TTGGCTAAGTTAAAACGGTTAGCTACTAAAGATGATAATCCTGTTATTGTCCATTCCCCTTTGTCAAACGAGGAGCTAACGAACCGTTTGAAAGATTACGACAAACTCACACCAAAACAGTTTGGCACAAAATATAAAGAGTTGTTATTTAAACCTGCTGAGTTAACTTGGAATGGACAACTACTCCAATTCCAGTACAATCATTGCCTCAATCCTTATTGTAAGTGGTTCGGTTTGCCTCAAGAGAAGTTTGATGTAAAGGGTAAACCGAGCCGATATAAACTTTCTGGTGCGGGTGATGATAAATCATTAAATTGTAATCCAGACCCCATCAAAATAGGATACGGTGCAGTTTTGGACTCTAGGACTTATGTTGTTTCGAATTGGTCTGTGGCGGAAGAAATTGAACGATTGGTCCGTATTCAAACGGTTGAGGATATTGAACCAGATTATGATTTTCATAAGGAAGGGTGTATTGCTTCTGATTTAACCCCTTTTATCGAACCAAAAACTTTCTATAAAAGAGGAAAAAGTACGGCTAACTCTCAACGATACCAATGTAAGGAGTGTAAGAAGTTTACCAATGTGCTCCCAAACCAAAGGCAATCATCCACCTACCACCAGAAAAGAAGCGAGATAATGCCGTTATTTGCTAAACTCCTGCTTAATCGAACGCCAGTGAGTAGAACCTGTGAAATCTTAGGGATTGGCAGAGGTACTTATTATGATAAGCTCGAAATCTTATACCGAAGGTGTTTGGAGTTTCTAGAAAAACACGAAACCAAGCCTTTAATAAACGCTGAATTCAAGAAAATGTGGTTGAATACGGATAAGATGACCTATTATTTAAATAATGTCCGCAAAAAGGGGCAAGGCAGTTCTCAATTTGATGGAATCGAGGAACTTCAACTACCAACAAGTGTAGTTATTTCCGCTGATGTTCTCTCCAGGTATGTGTTTCGATGTGATGTGGCATATGATTGGGATATTACCTTAAGTGACATTGCCCTTGATACGGCATTGTTGAAAGAAGACCATTTAAACTTATTTGCTAAAAAACACGCTCGGTTTGATGCATATTCTCATTTCCCAATGCCACCATCTAAAAATGATACACAAACACAATCGGATTACCATAAAGAACTGCTTAAAATAGAACGTCGGGAGAAATATATTGACGGACTGCACGTTCAGGCAGCCTACACCACTATCGCTCATTTTTGGTTGATTAAACAGCTTGTAAAGACTTCTGAATGGCGTTTTGTCACCGATGATGATAAATCATTAATCAACTCCATCCATCGTGTATTTTCGCAGGAAATTCGCCGTACAGATGGACACCATTTTTTATGCCAAACGGATAAGACCAAATCTCGCAAGAAAGCCTATGAGGAATTTAAGGAGGCAAAAGCGAATTTATTGGAGTGGGGCTCAGTAAGGGATATAGGAACAAATTCTTTACGCAAATTGGCATATCTATACCTTACGGAATTATTTGAAACTCACAAATTCCATAAAGTCGAATCAGATGGGGTGAGTTCCCATAACGAGTATGCCGATAATCCAATTGAACATCCTTTAGCTACACCTGACAGAGGGTTTCGGTCAGTTGATTGCACAACGGATGTCTCCTTTCTTGAGGCAAAAGATGTTGCGGCATTAATTGTAAATGTGAATGATAATGCCACGAACACCTTCATTCAACACATTCGGAGAAGGTTATCCATTTTAGAAAGACCACTGACAACGGCTCGTGGCGATGGAAAGAGCTATATTTACTCAAACTTCAATCCAAAGTATGCTCAAATGGCTTTAACCATCCTTCGGACTTATTACAATTTCTGTTTGGCTTATAAGACAAAGGAAGGAAAAACTGAAACAATCGCTACACCTGCTCAACGATTAGGAATAGCTAAAAAACAATATGAATTAAACGACATTATTTATCTAAGATAA
- a CDS encoding superoxide dismutase family protein, translated as MKKLSLLAFITLFLTGCAEGEVTKLEVEMFNDVGDSLGTIELQEQSKGVKLSLNLKGLTPGIHGIHIHETNKCDAPDFQSAGNHFNPDNKEHGLLHPEGAHAGDLPNILVKEDGTVKAELMAPQVTLRDGKTSLFTKDGTSIVITEQQDDGMTQPAGDSGERIACGAIKKK; from the coding sequence ATGAAAAAACTGAGTTTATTGGCATTTATAACCCTTTTCCTAACCGGCTGTGCGGAAGGTGAAGTGACGAAATTAGAGGTAGAAATGTTTAATGATGTTGGAGACTCTTTAGGAACAATTGAGCTACAAGAACAGTCTAAGGGAGTAAAATTATCTTTAAATTTAAAAGGTTTAACTCCAGGGATCCATGGTATTCATATACATGAGACGAATAAATGTGATGCTCCTGATTTCCAATCTGCAGGTAATCACTTCAATCCAGATAATAAAGAACATGGTTTACTTCACCCAGAAGGTGCCCATGCTGGTGATTTGCCCAATATCCTAGTAAAGGAAGATGGAACAGTAAAAGCTGAGCTAATGGCACCACAGGTAACTCTTAGAGATGGAAAAACATCATTGTTTACAAAGGATGGGACGTCTATTGTTATTACTGAACAACAAGATGATGGAATGACTCAACCAGCAGGCGATTCTGGGGAAAGAATTGCGTGTGGAGCAATTAAGAAGAAATAG